A region from the Benincasa hispida cultivar B227 chromosome 8, ASM972705v1, whole genome shotgun sequence genome encodes:
- the LOC120083776 gene encoding berberine bridge enzyme-like 8, with the protein MKSSPLILLLSLVVILLSSSAPWVASNSSEKHENFLECLFHHSPNISKVIYTPFNSSYSSILNFTLRNLRFSTPNTPKPLLIITPSHISHIQVAVICSKSYGLQIRTRSGGHDFEGLSYVAYLPFIIVDLINLSSIQIEIETNTAWVESGATLGELYYRIAEKSRTLAFPAGTCPIVGVGGHLSGGGYGMLMRKYGLAADNVIDAYLVDANGEFHDRESMGEDLFWAIRGGGGGSFGIVVAWKVKLVLVPATVTLCFVSKTWEEGATNLIHRWQYVAHDLDENLFIGILLSGGNFTRQEGKTNPTALFFSLYLGKVDELVSILNKTFPELGLAKKDCIETSWVESALIMGTGLQPGKSLEDLLSKASLTNGNTKIKSDYIKQPIPLAAVEGIWQRLKLEDIEMPQLLFAPYGGRMSQISESESPFSHRAGYLYKIGYVTYWEQQDNDVEKRHLSWIRELYSYMTPFVSKSPRAAYINYRDLDIGSNNKYGKTSYKQASIWGLKYFGNNFNRLVDVKTRVDPHNFFRHEQSIPTFSNKKVCY; encoded by the exons ATGAAGTCTTCTCCATTaatccttcttctttctcttgtGGTTATTCTTCTATCTTCATCTGCACCTTGGGTTGCATCTAATTCttctgaaaaacatgaaaattttCTTGAATGTCTCTTCCATCATTCTCCGAACATTTCGAAAGTCATTTACACTCCCTTCAACTCCTCTTATTCTTCCATCTTAAACTTCACCCTTAGAAACCTAAGATTCTCAACCCCCAATACCCCAAAACCACTCCTCATCATCACACCCTCACATATTTCTCACATCCAAGTCGCCGTCATCTGTTCCAAATCCTACGGTCTTCAAATCCGAACTCGAAGCGGTGGCCATGATTTCGAGGGCCTTTCTTACGTCGCCTACCTCCCATTCATCATTGTCGACCTAATCAATTTAAGCTCCATCCAGATCGAGATCGAAACTAACACCGCATGGGTTGAGTCTGGTGCAACCCTAGGTGAACTTTACTATAGAATCGCCGAGAAAAGTCGAACCCTGGCTTTTCCGGCGGGTACTTGTCCGATAGTCGGTGTTGGCGGGCACTTGAGTGGCGGCGGATATGGGATGTTGATGAGGAAATATGGCCTTGCTGCAGATAATGTGATAGATGCTTATTTGGTTGATGCAAATGGAGAGTTTCATGATAGAGAGTCGATGGGGGAGGATTTGTTTTGGGCCATTAGAGGCGGCGGCGGAGGGAGCTTTGGAATTGTTGTGGCGTGGAAGGTGAAGCTGGTTCTGGTGCCGGCGACGGTGACTCTTTGCTTTGTTAGCAAAACTTGGGAGGAGGGAGCAACCAATCTAATTCATCGGTGGCAATATGTGGCTCACGACTTGGATGAAAATCTATTCATTGGGATTCTTTTGTCTG GTGGGAATTTTACGAGGCAAGAAGGCAAAACAAACCCAACAGCTTTATTCTTCTCTTTGTATCTTGGGAAGGTAGATGAGCTTGTATCAATCCTCAACAAAACTTTTCCTGAGTTGGGTTTGGCAAAGAAAGACTGCATAGAAACAAGTTGGGTGGAATCAGCCCTCATCATGGGGACTGGCCTTCAACCTGGGAAGTCATTGGAAGATCTACTAAGCAAAGCATCTCTAACCAAtggaaacacaaaaatcaagTCTGACTACATTAAACAACCCATTCCTTTGGCTGCAGTTGAGGGCATATGGCAAAGATTAAAACTTGAAGATATAGAAATGCCACAGCTTCTATTTGCCCCTTATGGAGGAAGAATGAGCCAAATTTCTGAGTCGGAATCTCCATTTTCACATAGAGCTGGATATTTGTACAAGATTGGATACGTCACTTATTGGGAACAACAAGATAATGATGTAGAGAAAAGACACCTAAGTTGGATACGAGAGCTTTATAGTTATATGACTCCTTTTGTTTCAAAATCACCAAGGGCTGCATATATCAATTATAGAGACCTTGACATTGGATCAAACAACAAATATGGAAAGACAAGCTACAAGCAAGCTAGCATTTGgggtttaaaatattttggaaataattttaatagattGGTGGATGTTAAGACGAGGGTTGATCCTCATAATTTCTTTAGGCACGAGCAAAGTATACCTACTTTCTCAAATAAAAAAGTTTGTTACTGA